A window from Bacteroidota bacterium encodes these proteins:
- a CDS encoding glycerophosphodiester phosphodiesterase has protein sequence MKCLAGLLLFFSVTVLQAQPLIHAHNDYHRPEPFTNAIRNKVFSIEVDIFLVGNKLLVAHDKDEIPTASTLDSFYLQPIIELFRKHKGTITDDTAYAPVLMIDIKENAEPVLAALFKLLAHHPSVFDRSVNRKAVQIVISGDRGPSFKWATYPSNILFDGRPNEPYDDAKLQRIAFISDSWVPYNLPPNDDFERLKQVIDKVHSMKKRIRLWASPDNPESWKLQKELGIDIINTDKVTECRNYFK, from the coding sequence ATGAAGTGCTTAGCTGGCCTGCTTTTGTTTTTTAGCGTCACTGTTTTACAGGCCCAGCCACTTATTCATGCTCATAACGATTATCACAGACCAGAACCATTTACCAATGCGATCCGCAATAAAGTATTTTCAATAGAGGTAGATATTTTTCTCGTCGGCAACAAGCTGTTGGTAGCACATGATAAGGATGAAATACCAACTGCCAGCACATTGGACAGTTTTTACCTGCAACCCATCATTGAATTGTTTCGCAAGCATAAAGGAACTATCACCGACGACACTGCCTATGCACCCGTACTGATGATCGATATAAAAGAAAACGCAGAGCCTGTTCTTGCAGCGCTTTTCAAATTGCTGGCGCACCATCCTTCTGTTTTTGATCGTTCAGTAAATCGAAAGGCGGTGCAGATCGTTATCAGTGGTGATAGAGGACCTTCATTCAAATGGGCCACTTACCCTTCTAATATATTATTTGATGGACGTCCCAATGAACCTTACGATGATGCAAAGCTGCAACGGATAGCTTTTATCAGTGATAGCTGGGTTCCTTATAATCTTCCACCGAATGATGATTTCGAAAGATTGAAACAAGTAATAGATAAAGTACATAGTATGAAAAAGCGGATCAGGCTCTGGGCCAGTCCCGATAATCCTGAATCATGGAAACTGCAGAAAGAACTCGGTATTGATATTATTAATACTGATAAGGTAACGGAATGCAGGAACTATTTTAAATAA
- a CDS encoding ABC transporter ATP-binding protein, with product MATILNIQNLGKTYQSAGRTLTVLENINFSVEAGSTMAIVGPSGSGKTTLLGLAAGLDRSSTGTVELNNIKLDQLSEDQRASIRNKHVGFIFQNFQLLPTLTALENVMVPLELRREKNIKPRAVDLLNKVGLADRGHHYPAQLSGGEQQRVSMARAFINQPQILFTDEPTGNLDAETSRGIVELIFNLNKEAGTTLIMVTHDIDLANKTGRIIKLKGGRIVSDE from the coding sequence ATGGCAACGATATTGAATATCCAGAACCTTGGTAAAACTTACCAGAGTGCAGGCCGCACATTGACGGTGCTGGAGAATATTAATTTTTCCGTGGAAGCAGGATCAACAATGGCGATTGTCGGGCCATCAGGTAGTGGCAAAACTACTTTGCTGGGATTAGCTGCCGGGCTGGATCGATCAAGCACAGGTACAGTGGAATTAAATAATATAAAGCTGGATCAGTTGAGTGAAGATCAGCGTGCCAGTATAAGAAATAAGCATGTAGGTTTTATTTTTCAAAACTTCCAGTTGCTTCCTACACTTACTGCACTTGAAAATGTGATGGTACCGTTGGAATTGCGCAGGGAAAAAAACATAAAGCCAAGAGCAGTTGACCTCCTCAACAAAGTGGGCCTTGCAGACCGGGGACATCACTATCCAGCACAATTGAGCGGGGGTGAACAACAAAGAGTATCAATGGCGAGGGCCTTTATCAATCAACCGCAAATTCTATTTACTGATGAACCTACCGGTAACCTGGATGCTGAAACAAGCCGCGGAATTGTTGAACTGATCTTTAACCTGAATAAAGAAGCCGGTACTACATTGATAATGGTAACACATGATATTGACCTCGCAAATAAAACGGGTCGTATCATCAAACTAAAAGGCGGCAGGATCGTATCGGATGAATAA
- a CDS encoding FtsX-like permease family protein — protein sequence MNKQRSLNFSWLLKMAWRDSRRNRSRLLLFVSSIILGIAAMVAIYSLGDNMSYEVDRQAASLLGADLEISSNKQISPAIRKMADSLGDRRSEQQGFTSMIYFPKNEGTRLVQVKALNGEFPYYGELETSPASAGRSFRKGQAALVDQTMMLQFNAKVGDTVKIGNLSFVIAGALISAPGQTGLGASVAPVVYIPLQYLDQTGLSQKGSRINYRFYFKFDRSVNMDELVKDIEPRLEKEDLNYDTVASQKENTTRSLKDLTQFLALISFIALLLGCIGVASAIHIYVREKINSVAVLRCLGAKGSQAFLIYLIQIVVIGFIGSVAGAALGTIIQQLLPIALKDFLPVAIDPQLSWKAIGQGLLLGLVISFLFALLPLISIRNVSPLNTLRLSFQSLRLFKDPVKWLVYLSIMLFIFGFSYIQLNGVRQAIFFSLGVLIAFLILVGIAALLMWTVRRFFPDSWSYLWRQGLANLFRPNNQTTILIVAIGLGTAFICTMFSVQSILLNRVMLSAKGDQSNTILFDIQPSQKDSVVALARQQGLPIHGTVPIVNMRLEKVNNITVEMLEKDSTIKMHEWIFDREYRVTFRDSLTDSEKITKGKWSGEVDKSNGNVYVSIEERYAKNNSIQIGDTMIFNVQGSVIPTIVGSFRRVDWNRIQTNFLVVFPTGVLEDAPQFHVLLTRIPNKEASAKFQRTMVQQFPNVSIIDLSLVLSIVDNLLEKVGFVIRFMAGFSIFTGLIVLIASVLISKYQRIQESVLLRTLGASRKQIFYITALEYFFLGALAAATGIVLSLGISWLLAKFIFETEFTLQWLALFIVFVAVCLLTVFIGLINNRAVVRRPPLEILREEV from the coding sequence ATGAATAAGCAAAGAAGTTTGAATTTTTCCTGGCTATTAAAGATGGCATGGCGTGACAGCCGGCGAAACCGTTCACGGTTATTACTATTTGTATCATCTATTATTCTTGGCATTGCTGCGATGGTAGCCATTTATTCATTGGGTGATAATATGAGCTATGAAGTAGACAGGCAGGCCGCTTCTTTATTAGGTGCTGACCTTGAGATCAGCAGTAATAAACAAATAAGTCCGGCTATAAGAAAAATGGCTGATTCGTTGGGTGACAGAAGATCGGAGCAACAGGGTTTTACATCGATGATCTATTTTCCAAAAAATGAAGGAACACGATTAGTACAGGTCAAGGCATTGAACGGCGAGTTTCCTTATTATGGAGAATTAGAAACATCACCTGCATCAGCAGGACGATCTTTCCGGAAAGGACAAGCTGCATTGGTTGATCAAACGATGATGCTACAGTTTAATGCAAAAGTTGGTGACACGGTTAAGATCGGTAATTTAAGTTTTGTAATTGCAGGGGCTTTAATAAGTGCCCCGGGTCAAACAGGCTTAGGCGCATCTGTAGCACCGGTTGTTTATATACCACTTCAATATCTTGATCAAACGGGGCTTTCACAAAAAGGGAGCAGGATCAATTATCGGTTTTATTTCAAGTTTGATCGGTCTGTGAATATGGATGAATTGGTAAAAGACATTGAGCCACGTTTAGAAAAAGAAGATTTGAATTATGATACAGTCGCAAGTCAGAAAGAAAATACAACACGGTCGCTGAAAGATCTCACACAGTTCTTAGCCCTGATAAGTTTTATTGCTTTATTGTTAGGCTGTATTGGTGTAGCAAGTGCTATTCATATTTATGTACGTGAAAAAATAAATTCAGTAGCTGTTTTGCGTTGCCTGGGCGCCAAAGGTTCGCAGGCATTTCTTATTTATCTTATACAAATTGTTGTTATCGGTTTTATAGGTTCGGTAGCAGGCGCTGCTTTGGGAACGATCATCCAACAGCTGTTACCAATTGCGCTGAAAGATTTTTTACCTGTAGCTATCGATCCCCAACTTTCATGGAAAGCTATAGGGCAGGGTTTATTATTAGGTCTTGTGATCTCTTTTCTTTTTGCCTTATTACCATTGATATCTATTCGCAATGTATCGCCGCTGAATACACTACGGTTATCATTTCAATCACTCCGTTTATTTAAAGACCCGGTAAAGTGGCTCGTGTACCTGTCTATCATGCTCTTTATTTTTGGCTTTAGTTACATTCAGTTAAATGGTGTGCGGCAGGCAATCTTTTTTTCGCTTGGTGTTTTAATCGCTTTTCTAATATTAGTTGGGATAGCAGCTCTGTTAATGTGGACTGTTCGTCGTTTCTTTCCTGACTCATGGAGTTATTTATGGCGGCAGGGATTAGCAAATTTATTCAGACCCAATAACCAAACAACTATATTAATTGTTGCTATTGGTTTAGGTACTGCATTTATCTGTACTATGTTTTCAGTTCAGTCTATTTTACTCAACCGTGTAATGCTTTCTGCAAAGGGTGATCAATCTAATACTATATTATTTGATATTCAGCCATCACAAAAAGATAGTGTAGTAGCATTGGCGCGGCAACAGGGCTTGCCGATACATGGAACCGTTCCTATCGTGAATATGCGGTTGGAAAAGGTAAATAACATTACGGTGGAAATGCTGGAAAAAGACAGCACCATTAAAATGCATGAATGGATTTTTGACCGTGAGTATCGTGTAACGTTTCGTGACTCATTAACTGATTCGGAAAAAATAACAAAAGGTAAATGGTCGGGTGAAGTAGATAAATCAAATGGAAACGTATATGTTTCAATAGAAGAACGATATGCAAAGAACAACAGTATTCAGATTGGGGATACAATGATCTTTAATGTGCAGGGTTCTGTTATTCCCACAATTGTTGGCAGCTTTCGTAGGGTCGATTGGAACCGGATACAAACAAATTTCCTCGTTGTTTTTCCTACTGGTGTGTTGGAAGATGCCCCACAGTTTCATGTATTGCTTACCCGTATTCCAAATAAAGAAGCATCGGCAAAGTTTCAAAGAACAATGGTACAGCAGTTCCCGAATGTTTCTATTATTGACCTGAGTTTGGTTTTGAGTATTGTAGATAATTTATTAGAGAAAGTTGGCTTTGTTATTCGCTTTATGGCGGGCTTCAGCATATTTACCGGGCTTATTGTATTAATAGCTTCCGTGCTTATAAGTAAATACCAGCGTATACAGGAGAGTGTGTTATTGCGTACGCTGGGCGCAAGCCGTAAACAAATTTTTTACATCACAGCACTGGAATATTTTTTCTTAGGAGCTCTTGCTGCGGCTACAGGTATTGTTTTATCATTGGGTATAAGCTGGCTATTAGCAAAGTTTATTTTTGAAACGGAATTTACATTGCAATGGCTAGCCTTGTTTATTGTGTTTGTTGCTGTATGCCTGCTTACCGTATTCATTGGATTGATCAACAACCGTGCTGTAGTGAGAAGACCACCATTAGAAATTTTGAGAGAAGAAGTGTAA
- a CDS encoding arylesterase, whose protein sequence is MKKGSIIITTLIMLFVGCTDDKKAADTNQGNTVKDSVTVAKKKTIVFFGNSLTAGYGLSPSQAFPALIQKKIDSLGLPYRVINAGVSGETSSGGNTRVDWILRQPVDIFILELGANDGLRGIPLSETRKSLQSIIDKVRSKNPATKLVFAGMQVPPNMGQMYSTEFRNIYTELATKNSMTLIPFILERVGGEAHLNQEDGIHPNEEGSRIVAENVWGQLKSLL, encoded by the coding sequence ATGAAGAAAGGATCAATTATTATTACCACACTCATTATGCTATTTGTGGGTTGCACTGATGATAAAAAAGCTGCGGATACTAATCAAGGTAATACTGTTAAGGATAGCGTCACCGTTGCAAAAAAGAAAACAATTGTTTTTTTTGGAAATAGTCTTACAGCGGGATATGGCTTGAGTCCTTCGCAGGCTTTCCCTGCACTCATTCAAAAAAAGATCGATTCACTCGGTCTTCCTTACCGGGTGATTAATGCCGGGGTAAGTGGTGAAACTTCTTCCGGTGGCAATACCCGTGTTGATTGGATCCTGCGGCAACCAGTAGATATTTTTATTCTTGAATTGGGTGCTAATGATGGATTGCGTGGCATTCCACTTTCAGAAACCAGGAAAAGTCTTCAATCTATTATTGATAAAGTAAGATCAAAAAATCCTGCAACGAAATTAGTTTTTGCCGGCATGCAGGTACCGCCGAATATGGGGCAAATGTATTCCACTGAATTTCGGAATATTTATACAGAACTGGCCACTAAAAATTCAATGACACTTATTCCATTTATTTTAGAACGTGTTGGTGGTGAAGCACACCTGAACCAGGAAGATGGCATTCATCCGAATGAAGAAGGTAGTCGCATAGTAGCCGAGAATGTTTGGGGGCAATTAAAATCGTTACTGTAA
- a CDS encoding YceI family protein, whose translation MKIITIIATLVIGGISCTNAPKSDEAVTTEAKDVNESKTGESWKVNTTESKIEWVATKVTGYHTGVVPVKSGEIIVNNGEVTGGRFILDLANLSVTGPKTVDSANSNKLQKHLRSADFFDVEKNPEGVFELTSVKPYTGGAVKDSADSRQETISKYKVSDPTHTINGNLTLKGITKNIEFPARITISGNMAEAIAKFNIDRKDWNIIYPGQPDDLIRDAIHLGISIRAMK comes from the coding sequence ATGAAAATAATAACAATTATAGCGACGCTTGTAATTGGTGGCATCAGTTGTACCAATGCTCCCAAAAGTGATGAAGCAGTAACAACAGAAGCAAAGGATGTAAATGAATCTAAAACAGGCGAATCATGGAAAGTGAATACTACAGAAAGTAAGATTGAATGGGTCGCCACAAAGGTTACGGGTTATCACACTGGTGTTGTGCCGGTTAAAAGTGGGGAGATAATAGTAAATAACGGGGAAGTAACAGGTGGGAGATTTATACTCGATCTTGCTAATCTTAGCGTAACTGGGCCAAAAACTGTTGACTCTGCAAATAGCAACAAGCTTCAAAAACATTTGAGGTCAGCGGATTTTTTTGATGTAGAAAAAAATCCTGAAGGGGTCTTTGAACTTACCAGTGTGAAACCTTACACAGGAGGTGCTGTAAAAGATTCTGCAGATTCAAGACAGGAAACAATTAGTAAGTATAAAGTATCTGATCCTACACATACAATAAATGGCAACCTTACATTAAAGGGGATAACAAAAAATATTGAGTTTCCTGCACGTATAACTATTTCAGGAAATATGGCAGAAGCAATTGCAAAGTTTAATATTGACCGTAAGGATTGGAATATCATTTATCCCGGTCAACCGGATGACCTGATCAGGGATGCGATTCATTTGGGAATTTCTATAAGAGCAATGAAATAG
- a CDS encoding phosphatase PAP2 family protein: MKAGELTTLIIAEVLLTLAVFSAIIALIVFSIRKPIRKHKPTDMLIFEKIKPVINTRNNKIMLFITFLGKHQFLIPANLILIFYFVVITKQNWFSIRVITIAISSLVLMLLLKQLFQRKRPLSPLLKAAKGLSFPSGHAIMAVTFYGLLIYILQHTITSDWLKVFFTALLVVLILLIGFSRVYLRVHYASDVTAGFIIGSLWLIISLFVLKLLETYVTSL, encoded by the coding sequence ATGAAAGCAGGCGAGCTTACTACATTGATAATTGCTGAAGTACTGTTAACACTTGCAGTTTTCTCTGCGATCATTGCATTGATTGTTTTTTCTATTCGCAAGCCGATACGTAAGCATAAGCCCACCGATATGCTGATATTTGAAAAGATCAAACCAGTAATAAACACAAGAAATAATAAGATCATGTTGTTTATTACATTTCTTGGTAAGCATCAGTTTCTTATTCCCGCCAATCTTATCCTTATTTTCTATTTTGTTGTTATCACAAAACAAAATTGGTTTTCTATCCGTGTGATCACTATTGCCATCAGTAGCCTGGTATTGATGCTCTTGCTGAAGCAATTATTTCAACGTAAACGACCATTATCTCCATTATTAAAAGCTGCAAAGGGATTAAGTTTTCCCAGTGGCCATGCGATCATGGCTGTTACTTTTTATGGATTGTTGATCTATATCTTACAACATACCATTACCAGTGATTGGCTAAAAGTATTCTTTACGGCACTATTGGTTGTTCTGATCCTTCTGATAGGATTTAGCCGTGTATACCTGAGAGTACATTATGCAAGCGATGTAACAGCTGGGTTTATTATTGGATCGCTTTGGCTAATTATCTCATTGTTTGTTTTGAAATTACTGGAAACTTATGTTACATCTTTATAA
- a CDS encoding ATP-binding cassette domain-containing protein, with translation MARHHPLDLKEGKSPKAKINKENLRQTLILFKYLKPHRGKFILALVFIALTAFSTSLFPLFLGKMIDAASPGAELPGASTGKQVGFSLQNIHWSLNTTLLLIFCQLTAQTIFSFMRVYLLTSVGERSVADMRKDVYSRLLTMPLSFFTERRVGELSSRISSDLSQIQDAISFTLAEFLRGIFILIIGLSFIFLISTKLALIMLAVVPLLAIVAVIFGKSIRKMSRKTQDELATSSTIVQETFQGITIVKAFTSEFHEVTRYIKSLKAVVSIAISNARYRGAFVAFMIFSLFGTLAFVVWYGGRMIQTGELTIGVLIMFVIFSGFVGGTFAGFADMFSQLQKTLGATQSVREILRTDGEAVELKPIIVESQYELKGNVRFEHVAFSYPSRKDITVLKDLSLTAKNGEQIAIVGPSGAGKSTIASLLLQFYEPDSGSVYFDERPGKEFPVSQLRRQMALVPQDVILFGGSIKENIAYGKPDATDEEIIAAAKSANAHEFINRFPEQYETIVGERGIKLSGGQRQRIAIARAILKDPAILILDEATSSLDSESEQLVQEALDNLMKGRTSFVIAHRLSTIRNADKIVLIDKGIVSEAGTHAQLMSHNGLYRKLNDMQFDFARPDDQFIDDSLWPANEEQSA, from the coding sequence ATGGCCCGTCATCACCCACTCGATCTCAAGGAAGGAAAATCCCCAAAGGCCAAGATCAATAAAGAAAACCTGCGGCAAACTCTTATACTATTCAAATATTTAAAACCTCATCGTGGTAAATTCATACTTGCCCTGGTATTTATTGCACTCACAGCTTTTTCTACAAGTTTGTTTCCATTGTTCCTTGGCAAGATGATAGATGCGGCTTCACCCGGAGCTGAATTACCGGGAGCATCGACAGGTAAACAAGTTGGATTTAGTTTACAAAATATTCACTGGAGTTTAAATACAACACTCTTACTAATCTTTTGTCAGCTTACAGCACAAACTATATTTTCTTTCATGCGGGTCTATTTACTCACCTCAGTTGGTGAAAGATCTGTTGCTGATATGCGCAAAGATGTTTACAGCAGGTTACTCACAATGCCACTCAGTTTTTTTACCGAAAGAAGAGTCGGTGAGCTTAGCAGTCGCATTTCATCTGATCTTTCACAAATACAGGATGCCATTTCTTTTACACTTGCAGAATTCTTACGTGGCATCTTTATCCTCATCATCGGTTTGTCCTTTATTTTTTTGATCAGTACTAAGCTGGCATTGATCATGCTTGCTGTGGTCCCGTTATTAGCAATTGTTGCAGTTATCTTCGGAAAGAGCATACGCAAAATGTCACGCAAAACACAGGATGAACTCGCTACTAGCAGTACTATCGTCCAGGAAACGTTCCAGGGAATAACAATTGTAAAAGCATTCACCAGCGAATTTCATGAGGTTACCCGTTACATAAAAAGTTTGAAAGCTGTTGTATCTATCGCTATTAGTAATGCAAGATATCGTGGTGCTTTTGTCGCTTTTATGATCTTTAGTTTATTTGGCACGTTGGCATTTGTTGTTTGGTATGGGGGGCGAATGATCCAAACCGGTGAGTTAACAATTGGTGTGCTCATAATGTTTGTCATTTTTTCAGGGTTTGTTGGCGGCACGTTTGCTGGTTTTGCTGATATGTTTTCTCAATTACAAAAAACATTGGGTGCGACACAAAGTGTAAGAGAAATTTTGCGTACCGATGGTGAAGCGGTGGAATTGAAACCTATTATCGTCGAATCACAGTATGAATTAAAAGGTAATGTACGGTTTGAGCATGTTGCATTTAGCTATCCGAGTCGCAAAGACATCACTGTGCTAAAAGATCTTTCACTCACAGCAAAGAATGGTGAACAGATCGCCATCGTTGGGCCCAGCGGTGCAGGCAAATCAACCATTGCTTCACTATTGTTACAATTTTATGAACCTGATAGTGGCTCGGTTTATTTTGATGAACGACCCGGAAAAGAATTTCCTGTTTCTCAATTAAGAAGACAAATGGCACTCGTACCGCAGGATGTTATTTTATTTGGTGGCAGCATCAAAGAAAATATTGCCTATGGAAAACCTGATGCCACCGATGAAGAAATTATTGCTGCTGCAAAAAGCGCCAATGCCCATGAATTTATAAATAGATTTCCAGAGCAATATGAAACTATCGTTGGAGAAAGAGGGATCAAATTAAGTGGCGGTCAGCGTCAACGTATTGCTATTGCCCGTGCTATATTAAAAGATCCCGCTATATTGATATTAGATGAAGCTACTTCTTCTTTGGACAGTGAAAGCGAACAGTTGGTACAAGAAGCATTAGATAACTTAATGAAAGGCCGCACAAGCTTTGTTATTGCACACCGGCTTTCCACCATCCGCAATGCTGATAAGATCGTACTGATCGATAAAGGAATTGTAAGTGAGGCTGGCACACATGCACAGCTTATGAGTCATAATGGCCTTTACCGCAAACTTAATGATATGCAGTTTGATTTTGCCCGCCCGGATGACCAGTTTATTGATGATTCTCTTTGGCCAGCAAACGAAGAGCAATCAGCTTGA
- a CDS encoding MBL fold metallo-hydrolase — translation MKIMLRGVRGSIPTTSPEMSYYGGNTSCTAVKEGDSILVLDGGSGMQQFKLLDGTGIKRVDILLTHLHLDHIQGLGFFNPFFNPQNDIHIWGPASKINSLHARLSRYLSPPLFPVLLRDLPCKLTLHEIENSSFEVGPFKIESRFVIHPGPTVGFRVSNGRSVFTYIPDHEPVLGANELLKDTKWLSGFDLAENADLLLHDAQYSIAEYPFRIGWGHSNMDDAVKFASMAGVKHLLLAHHDPGHTDIQLNELFADLQKSLSAGAGNNYSFKYELAVEGMEIELP, via the coding sequence ATGAAGATAATGCTGCGGGGCGTTCGTGGTTCCATACCCACTACCAGTCCCGAGATGTCATATTATGGAGGAAATACATCCTGCACAGCAGTAAAGGAAGGAGATTCTATACTGGTACTTGATGGCGGTTCGGGTATGCAGCAATTCAAACTACTTGATGGTACGGGTATCAAACGAGTAGATATATTATTAACACATCTTCATCTCGATCATATCCAGGGGCTGGGTTTTTTCAATCCTTTTTTTAACCCGCAGAATGATATTCATATCTGGGGACCAGCGAGTAAGATAAATAGTTTACATGCCAGGCTTAGCCGTTATCTTTCTCCTCCGTTGTTTCCTGTATTGCTGCGTGATCTACCCTGTAAACTGACCTTGCATGAAATTGAAAACAGTTCATTTGAGGTCGGGCCATTTAAAATTGAATCACGGTTTGTAATTCATCCGGGACCTACTGTTGGTTTTCGGGTAAGTAATGGCCGTTCTGTTTTTACTTATATACCCGATCATGAACCTGTATTGGGTGCAAATGAATTGCTGAAGGATACAAAATGGCTCTCGGGTTTTGATCTGGCTGAAAACGCCGACCTGTTACTTCATGATGCGCAATATTCAATAGCAGAATATCCATTTAGAATAGGCTGGGGCCATAGCAATATGGATGATGCAGTAAAGTTTGCTTCGATGGCAGGAGTTAAACATTTGTTGCTTGCTCATCATGATCCGGGTCATACGGATATACAACTGAATGAACTGTTTGCTGATCTGCAAAAAAGCCTGTCCGCCGGGGCGGGAAATAACTATTCATTTAAATATGAACTGGCAGTAGAAGGAATGGAGATTGAACTGCCTTAG
- a CDS encoding DinB family protein, translating to MTFIEFFKQQFIEEAATTRKMLSRVPDDKLDYKPHEKSMVMKSLVTHLADLPGWVHFTLTTDELDFQAGYEQPDINNNKQLLEYFEKRYNDGLSALIEENEKEMDKPWTLRNGETVYATNPKIDVLRMSLSQQIHHRAQLGVYLRLLNIPIPGSYGPSADENSFE from the coding sequence ATGACATTTATTGAATTCTTTAAACAGCAATTTATCGAAGAAGCCGCCACAACACGCAAAATGTTAAGTCGTGTGCCTGACGACAAACTGGATTACAAACCCCACGAAAAGTCGATGGTGATGAAAAGCCTGGTAACACATCTCGCCGATCTTCCCGGTTGGGTTCATTTCACATTGACAACCGATGAGCTGGATTTTCAAGCAGGTTATGAGCAACCTGATATCAACAATAACAAGCAGCTGTTGGAGTATTTTGAAAAACGATATAATGATGGTCTATCAGCGTTGATAGAAGAAAATGAAAAGGAAATGGATAAACCATGGACACTCAGAAATGGTGAAACTGTTTATGCAACCAATCCGAAGATCGATGTGTTGCGGATGTCACTCAGCCAGCAGATACATCACCGTGCACAGTTAGGTGTCTATTTAAGATTACTGAACATCCCTATCCCGGGTAGCTATGGGCCAAGTGCAGATGAAAACAGTTTTGAGTAA
- a CDS encoding YafY family transcriptional regulator codes for MNRIDRLAAILIQMQSRRLVKAQDIADKFSISLRTVYRDVKALEEAGVPVIGEAGSGYKLMDGYKLPPVMFNQEEATALLTASKLVQSKTDAGMIKHFEAALDKIRAILRHSEKDHIEGIDEHIAVMNHPAIAYSPQSELYLQPILNAISSTDVIEINYTTLEKNETTRREVEPVGIYYLGSHWYLIAWCRLRNDYRNFRTDKIGQLKTTGEKVLKTHPPLQSFIDKMSDDREVIKVVIDVEADIVKYLGEQKYYNGYIKEERNGDYVRMTFLTGSLMGFSRWFMLFGDHAKIVEPKNLNVMVAEIAENILKKLEQSQRLLT; via the coding sequence ATGAATCGTATTGACCGTCTAGCAGCAATTCTTATACAAATGCAATCCCGTCGTTTGGTAAAGGCGCAGGATATTGCTGATAAGTTTTCTATTAGTCTTCGTACTGTTTATCGTGATGTAAAAGCATTAGAAGAAGCCGGCGTGCCAGTAATTGGTGAAGCTGGTAGCGGTTACAAACTGATGGATGGATATAAATTACCGCCGGTAATGTTTAACCAGGAAGAAGCGACTGCATTACTTACTGCATCAAAGCTTGTGCAATCAAAAACAGATGCAGGCATGATAAAGCATTTTGAAGCAGCGCTTGATAAAATACGTGCCATACTCCGTCATTCAGAAAAAGATCATATAGAAGGTATAGATGAGCATATCGCTGTAATGAACCATCCGGCTATTGCTTACTCGCCGCAATCAGAATTATATCTTCAGCCGATATTAAATGCTATTTCATCTACTGATGTTATTGAGATCAATTATACAACGCTGGAAAAAAATGAAACCACCCGTCGAGAGGTTGAGCCGGTTGGTATATATTATCTCGGCAGTCACTGGTATTTGATTGCCTGGTGCAGGCTGCGAAATGATTACCGGAATTTCCGCACCGATAAGATCGGGCAATTGAAAACAACCGGTGAGAAGGTATTAAAAACACATCCGCCGCTACAAAGTTTTATCGATAAAATGTCGGATGATAGGGAAGTGATAAAAGTGGTGATAGATGTGGAGGCAGATATTGTAAAATACCTCGGAGAACAGAAATATTATAACGGCTATATAAAAGAAGAAAGGAACGGCGATTATGTCCGCATGACCTTCCTGACAGGTTCACTCATGGGTTTTTCCCGCTGGTTTATGTTGTTTGGTGATCATGCTAAGATCGTGGAGCCTAAGAATTTAAATGTGATGGTTGCTGAAATCGCTGAAAATATTTTAAAAAAATTGGAACAATCTCAAAGGCTGCTGACATAG